Below is a genomic region from Zeugodacus cucurbitae isolate PBARC_wt_2022May chromosome X, idZeuCucr1.2, whole genome shotgun sequence.
ATGTTCACATATCGTAGCAAATTTCCTTTTTGTCCAAAGTTTATatagtaaagaaaaaatatatgcagatttttttcggtatttatatatttcttacacatttttgctttaaaaaaaattacggttgaatacactttacaacaaaaaatcatcattaattttaaaactagcagttcttgttgttgtactggCTCCGCTAAGCTAATACCATAGCTATCCCAGCCATCACGTCAATATATACCAAACATTGATTCATTAGTGAATGAAGATTTCAGTAATTAGTTTGGTGGTTAATGCGTATGTTTAAGTCcatgttttcttttatatttctatgTTTAACCACCACACCACtcttcttaaataaaaatatatttatttgtacttgCTCATTACTTCACCACTTGATAAGAACGAAAACCACAAACTAAACTATCTCATGTAATAGTAACACATAAAATACGCATACTTTGGAATAACGGTACAGCAAAGCAATTTTTCAATACTTACTCAAATCAGTATGTGTATGGGGAAATTTTTGTTCTCATATCacctttttttatcaaatcatgaaattgtgcaaaattaaatataaatattaatcatCAAACAATATTCACCAATAATTGtgcattaattattataaatcttTAAACAGTTTAGAGTTAAATTCTTCACTGTACGCAGAGCAGGATTTCAACAATTATTGCTGAGCGAACATTTCAAATAGCGATGATGTgcgttaaaaatattgtatttcaaaAACAATCTAAGTAAAAAAacgattataaatttttaatatataagcacataattttaaataaacataaaaaaatgttcttgAATTATttcatagtatatatatatatttaccaatTTCACGAAtactttatattaattaaaaaaaaaagttacttTAAAATAGTGTAAGAAAGCCCTTGCTACTTTTTGAAGTTGGTTAAagtctaaatattaaaatttgcaatcgtttattttttattttaacttagaAATGtagttcaaaatttatatacttTCACAAAAGGCGTTCGCAACAAATAACTTACTTAATGCTTCTAACCAATTACAGTACGGTGCTGGTTTGTAAGTGagctaaaaaattacaaacttttatttatatacagctGTGCCCGTAAAGATACGTAAACATTTCATATACTATGAATTTGTTTATGTGCTACAATTATACGTTAATTTGATGCCAAGTATACAAGTATGTGCTTATACCGTAATTTAAATACTTACAACAATAACTATGCTTATGAAATAgtactaaaattttaacataactataatacacaaattattgAATACTCATCTAATTGACTATTAGGCGAAccctttcaattttaaatttctttgagAGTTAAGAGTTAATTGAACGGTTTAATAGTCAAAAAATCTAATCTAACCACATTTGTCCCACTTTAattcatagaaaaataaaaaagtatacattTTATAAGTGTAATTAGAAAATGTACGTGTATTGTCTAGTACAAATTTTGTAACCATacttttccaatttcaattGTGCCGTTATTCTTTTCTAATTAcactattttctttatataaacgCTATAAAACTAGAACACTTACTGATCTATGCCTCTGATGAGTTCTGAATGCTGAGCGCTGACGAGTTAAAGACGCATGACGGACCTATTTAAGTAGTAGCGTTTGCAAAAAGAGAATATGTATTGACATTATACTAGAATCTTACAtgtacaaaaacatataaagccattataaaggaaaaaaattgttaataatagTGGCTGAGAGTATACAGCTAAAgcgtaattttaaaatttcatagtaATGACAAATTGCTTAGGACTAGGAAAAACCAATAATATTGgtataataatattcaatattgcAAATTGgccatatttttaagaaaatttaagcaGAAAAGCTTTTTTGTTTCTACAAGACGATAATTAGAAAAGAGTttatagataaaaatattttgagtctTATTAGATAGTATGAGTTACAAAAATTtagataagtacaaaaaatactatttatatgAGAAGATCGAAGCAAAGGGGtattaaaactgaaaaattaaacaataccACGACTCTGTGCTTATCATTATTCACATAAGCTTCATACTATAACCACATTATgtcttaaacaacaacaaacaacgctggcttaaatcacaaaatcactgattacagttattttcatgtttataatgtaaaaataatggccctcaaatttgaaatgtgaacaaaaaacttagaaaaTGTGGTCAGATTCGATCAAATGCTAGCTGTCTCCGTTTCGCAAATCATACAGCGCAGCGACTTGTCCACGTCCTCTGACGCATGCGCAATTGTGATGCGCTTTTCTTTGGCGGCTTCTAAATGACATTAAACGTTTTTAGTGAAtaaaaaacaactttattttcatttgtcagatatatatttgtataaattctcgtattttcgaatatatgtcttacccgcttgaagaacaacaaagcagcgggggccgatagattaccggcagaactattcaaatacggcggcgaagaactgataaggtgcatgcatcagcttctttgcagaatatggtcggaagaaagcatgcctgacgattggaatctcagtgtgctctgcccaatccataaaaagggagatcccacaatctgcgccaattaccgtgggatcagcctcctaaatatcgcatacaaggttctatcgagcgtactgtgtgaaagactaaagcctaccgtcaacaaactggttggaccttatcagtgtggctttagacctggaaaatcgacaactgaccagatattcaccatgcgccaaatcttggagaagacccgtgaaaagaggatcgacacacaccacctttttgtcgattttaaagctgctttcgacagcacgaaaaggagctgccttgaCGCCGCGATgtgtgaatttggtatccccgcaaaactaatacggctgtgtcaattgacgttgagcaacaccaaaagctccgtcatgattgggaaggacctctccgagccgttcgataccaaacgaggtttcagacaaggtgactcactatcgtgcgacttctttaacctgatgctggaaaaaattataagagctgctgagctaaaccgagaaggtacaatcttctacaagagtgtacagctcctggcgtacgccgatgatattgtatcatcggaagcaacaaccgcgccgttagttctgctttttcccgcatggataaggaggcgaagcgaatgggtctgcaggtgaatgaggacaagacgaaatatctcctgtcatcaagcaaacagtcggcgcattcgcgtcttggctcccacgtcactgttgacagtcataacttcgaggtcgtagataatttcgtatacctgggaaccagcatcaacaacacgaacaatgtcagcctcgaaatccagcgcagaataactcttgccaacaggtgctactttggactgagtaggcaattgaacagtaaagtcctctctcgacgaaccaaaatcaagctctacaagtcgcttatcattcccgtcctgctttacggtgcagaagcttggacgatgtcaacatcagatgagacgacactaggagttttcgagaggaaaattttgcgcaagatttatggtcctcagaacattggcaacggcgaataccgcagacgatggaacgatgagctgtacgagttataccacgacattgacatagttcagcgaataaaaagacagcggctacgctggctaggtcatgttgtccgaatggacgaaaacactccagccctgaaagtgttcgatgcagtacccgccggaggaagccgaggaaggggaaggcctccactccgttggagggaccaggtggagagcgacctggttacacttgggatctccaactggcgccgaactgcgaaggagagagacaggtggcgcactatcgtcgattcggctataaccggctaaacggttgcaacgccaatcacatacatacatgtcagAATCAGGCAAAActgacaaattaaaaattatatttcttaaaaattttagacataaaattacttccaaatattCACTAAgaagagaaaatataattaaattgagcATTTACCGAATCTATTTTATTAGAGGAAAAACTAGCGAAATgggcaaaaataatattttatgaatcatatttacagaggtagtcaaaattatttacacatcggacgtttttttacaagtttcacacaagaagctttcgcttgttgttgttgttgtcgaagggtaacaaaatgccatgttgttgtaaaccctGTTCTATTCCTGAgggaatgaagtcagtttggcaagaatagctagaaatatggcggaggtataagcaaatgaactgaagactcgctgtagtcaaaagtatttacacacattttttttgcgtcaaaagtatttacacacaacatgaactgtattatcctgttcttgtttaatgataactttaaaattttaatgttcaggataagttcctattctaaggcgataaattcataattggttacattaccattcgcattaataacagcctgctttatggtccgaattgattcaacccaaTTATGCGCTAAGTTAAGAgtaaatttagaccaaatgtcggtaatttccgcgttttcggttattatatcaattgtcctctgctATTTAACGAAtgtccaaatattttcaataaagtttaggtcggggatctgcggaggtcaacttgatttgtttcACTTAACAGTTTTGTTGGTAACGATCTTTTATggaatggagcattgtcctgttgtaaattgttgtcaatagttggaaaaggcagactaaccactacaatggcatgttcatgtaaattcagatatatccggatgatttagggtccctaaattagtaacaaatctccaaaacagaagtaaggaaaatttccccaaaaaatcataatgtcactcccgactctatttagcgtctaaactgcattattcttcttctcacgtggtaaattcataaagcgtttactaaagaagccctggaactaaaattcagccttatctgtccacgacaggctttaggatgcattttaaagcaaatgagaggcatatcagttttttggtttcggaagtggtttactttatgcacaacgtagatatttatgttactatttttaaatgtccttaacagtgtagcatcattaactgttcatgcaatatgctcattcgatgctgctgcaatattaacaggactaattgtgggattttgtatgacagttcctactaatcttctacatTATCTTGGAGTTATCTCAGGCTTCTGCCCAGTACTCTTTAAAGTatccttgcaattgttcgtctctttctttttaataacattataaacagtatttcatcaaattctataaattttaactaactcctaaaccgaaacccgagtcttaaacatagtaacagtctccaatctagttataatccttaattcctttggtttcggcattttatttaccaaattttatattttaaggctaaattatgttgttatgaatgcaatagaagccaatcactactcttgcttaaaccaaattcaaggataaaggctaaatcaccgtgtgtaaatacttttgactactgcgagtcttcagttcatttgcttatatctccgccatatttctagctattcttgccaaaccgacttcattcgctcgggaatagatcaaggtttacaacaacatatcatttaGTTACCCtgcgacgacaacaacaacaagcgaaagctttttgtgtgaaacttgtaaaaaaacgtccaatgtgtaaataattttgaatacctCTGTATTATTAGTCATTTAGCTTTATGTAAAAATCTACATATTTAAGAgtacataattaatattaagattttagttaaaaatttaaatatttacaataataacaattgttTCCATGACACCGTAAACcaagaaaaatttcaattaaaacatCAAATCTTTAATATCAGAATTCCTAACAACTACTAAACAATTTTATGGGTTGAAATTCTGACTAAGCTGAGTAAATAATCACAATATTTAAACTGGTCTACATTCCGCAAAAACAATTTGTATAGTTGAAGACAACTATTTTAAGGAGGTAGCCGCATACTTATATTCGCTTCAACTTGTGTTCAcatgtaatatttataaaaaaaggtaGCGCACAAAGATAGCGAGCAAACAAAATTCGAATCCAAGTCggcttttaatatatgtataccagtAATTTATTAGGTTGAAAcccgtttataaatatttgcaaattttaattccaaCGCCATATTGGATGGaatgttatatttttgatatatagttttttttttttattttaaataacttttatgaCTAAAACATTATATTTCAGTAGCTTTTTCATTTGAGCCTAAGTTTGCTCTGCTCAATCCTCGAAAAGGGAGAACCCATAATTTACCGTGAGATAAACCTTCTCAATACCGCATATTaggtgtgaaagactaaagctaaAACTGATTGGTTTTTATAAGTGTGGCTTTGGATCTATCAATTTCACCATGGACCAGTCATTCACAAtgcaccaaatcttggaaaagactcgAAAGAAAATAATcgatacacacacatttttaaCGATTTTAAAGCTACGAAAAAGAGCTTTACTATTTCACTGGCCATCAGTTctgctttttcatattttccataccccacctaaaaatattttcccaaCCAACTTAAAATAAAAGCGTGGAAATATGCAACAGACAGAATAAGATCGTATATAAATTTGGGGATGCGCACGAAATAATTGTTagttaatatgaaaaaattgtttcttttcCGACCGACCTCAAAAAATTGCGAGATAATAACCGAAATAGGCacatattaaaaaagaattttatcaaaacacaagacatacacatataatttcgAGAGTTCGATGACACTATTGCATAGTCATCAGAACATGGAATTAGTGAAATTTCCTCTGGTGGTAGAGGTTTTCGGTACACCACACCGTTCCCAGAACAGCCGAGCCTACTGAACCCTTTTATATTTAGCTAACAAttaccaaataattttgaagaatactTAACGAGTTACACTGTCATGAGTATTTCTTTCCTActggaattttattattaagcaatctttagttataatttttgtaaacttttgTAATAGGAGTAGCAAACTAATTAATTTGCAAAACGTATTTCCTGTATCATTTATCGctaacttataaatatataattttatagagGATTTGATATGATATACGAATAGCACAATGCCGATATTAACGAACGACTTAAATATGGAGATTGAAGAATTCTGTTATCTCGAATGCATCAAATTGAATGCTATCTTCAATGGTATCTAAGACTAATAAGTAACATGTACCCCTTAACTTTCGCAAACTCATAtagtattttggaaaaaaattacatctataGATTCTTagcttttatttaataattaagaaaagtTCACATACCTTATCCATGTTACGACAATATGTTGGCACAGGTATCTGATTGGGGTTTAGTTCAACTTGTTGTATTATGTCATTAATCATTTCCGCGAATACTACTGATTGATATTTTGACAATAGATCTTGAGCAATCTGTGgaacatataaatttaataattatcattgttgttataaaaatatgcttACCAATTTGTTAGCAATTTCAGTTGGATTCACATCGCGTATATCGAATTTGAaagttattgtttttggtttattttccaTATGGCAGTTTATGAGAGTACCGTGTTCTATATCAGTGACACTTAGCTTTGGCACACGCTCGTTGCCGCTTCGATTAGAACGGCGCGACTTTTGGCCGCGAGCTCCTTGTTTCTCTTCGTTAGACAACTGAGTATTATTATTCGGTTTTACTGTACTTGAACTAGTATTTTTCGTCGTTGGTGGTACACTTTTATTTGCAGTAGAGTCTGGTAACAGGTTCGTAGTGTTGGTACCGACAGTATCGTCAACAATTTGTGATGGTGTAAATGTAGGAGATGGTTGAGTAACTGATGGCGTTGCTGTAGTAGTTTGTGGCATTTCCGGTTTTGATTGCGCATTTGGAGATTGCGTATTTTGAATTATTGGTGGTTGCTGCACATGCATTTGCTTTTGATAAATTGTGGCCTGTACAGAATTTGGTTGCTGAGATTGCTGCACAAATTTGGTAGTAGGTTGCTGTTGAACAGGCATTTGCGATTGTATGTTCTGTTGATTATTTATCTGGCTTAAATTACCATCTTTATGTTGAGAAAATTGCTGTTGATGCGTAGAAATTTGATGCTGCTGAGAGTCTTCGTGCTGAAGTGTAGCCTGCTGCTGACTTAATTGATGAGTATTATTAACTTGCTGCGTATTCGGCATCTGTTGGTTTAGCTGTTGCATAGGTTGCTGATTTTGCTGGGCTAGTTGTTGCGAAGGTACCTTCTGTTGCATAGGTTGTTGATTTTGCTGAGCTAGTTGTTGTGAAGGTACCTGCTGCGGTATTAACTGATTTGTTTGTGTAAACTGTTGATTCACAACCTGTTGGGTTTGCTGATTTATCTGTTGTTGTGTATGCACGTTCGCAATCTGTTGGGTTTGCTGAtttagctgctgctgttgttgttgttgtgtatgcaCGTTCAGTTGATGTTGAGAGGTATTCGTTTGGTTTAGTTGTTGCGATATTATCGGTTGTTGGTTACTGGGTTGCTGCTGTTGTACtctctgctgttgctgctgttgtagcaATTGATGCGGCATCTGTTGTACCATCTGTTGTATAGATTGTGATGTCACAACAGGGATTGAAACTGAATTGGAAACTGGCACTGAAATAACAACTGGTTTTGACATAGGTACTGTTACTTGCTGGTTAATAAAACTTTGCGGTCCGTTATTAAATGGTAAATTTCCTTTTGTAGGAGAAATTATTTGCATCGCTGAAATATCTTGTATAGGTGTGGTGGAATTCTGGAAAGATGCCATTTGAGGTTGTGGCACGAAATGAACTGCAGTTTGCATTGCTCCTGATGTTATTATTGACTGTGTTGGCATCATTTGTGTATTATTAGAGTAAAAATTTTGGTGTAAAATAGGCCGCTGGTCCACTGGCTGTCCTGACGAAGTCTGTTGTTGGAATGGAACACCCACAGAAGTGTCGGTTAAATGTTCTTTATCAGTCTTTCTAGCAGCGTCTGTAGTTACATTTGGAACAATGTCGCCAACATTTTCAGTTTTAGTTTTCGATTGTTTTTGATTGTTTTCATCATCTTCTTCTGATTCGGGctcttcatcttcttcttcctccTCTTCAACATTTGGAGCCAACATCGCTCGTTGCTTTTGCAATGCTAACTTTTCCAACCGTGATTTCTCATTTTGCAACTGCAACTGAGTTTGCCTTTGCATCCGTTCTTTCAGTAGAGAAAACACCTGAACTTTTAACATTCTAACAACGGCACGCGAGTCTTCTTCTGTGATTATATTTTCTTTGGTCATATCTTGACAAATTTGTTCACAATCATCAATTTTTATATCATACTCAAACTGAATAGCCTCGTTTTCTTTGTGCTTAGACGATCGTTTTTTAGGATCAAGAAACCGAAGCCGAAACTCGATAACGTTATTTTCAGGATTACTTAAAAATGCTTCTGTAGCTGTTGGCTCCACACGTATACCAATGTCTTCCTCAAAAAACTCTGAGTTCAAAAGATCCTTACAACTGGgtctgttttcttttttcagttCAATGCATTTCTCAATTATTTCACGCACCTTAGGGTCTTCTACTTTGGCTAATGCTGCAGGTTTAATTCCTGAAATAACTTTCTTGTATATCTGCGCAGGTCCTTTGCACTCGCTGTATGGATATTCAGACACAGCCATTTCTAACATGCACATGCCGAAAGCATAAACATCCACGGACTCGTCATAATGTTCTTCGTACATTTCTGGTGCCATGAACTCAGGAGTTCCAATCACAGACTTGGCATGTGATCGATTTTTCAATGTTGCTAATCCCAAATCGCCTATTTTTACGCTACCAGTCGTAccagttataaatatattatcacATTTCAAATCACGATGAATTATAGGCAAAGGACGAGTATGTAGGAAATGCAATCCCTTCAAAATTTGTCTACACCAAGACTTCAAAACTTTTGGATTGATCTTCTTAAACCGTTTTAGATATCTATAACagagaattcaaaattaaaaggcaATATTGCATTTTTGATTCCTGCTTACGATTTCAAAGTTCCAGAAAGCATTAACTCTGTGACTAGAACAATGTTCTTTTTTCGAGATACTGAGTTTTCCCAGTATGTGTAGAAGCGTACAATATTGGGATGTTGCAATTTCTTCAGCATGTCTGCCTCTTCACGAAACCTCATACGTTCACTCTTTTTAACTTGTTTGTCCTAATAAGTTACAAATATTATAACCGACAAAAACACTTAAAAGTGAGTACAAACTACTACGCAGCAGATTTTTCAACAATTCCATATTTAAAGACTTTACAATTTCTGTTCCTTTAATATAAAGTTACGACAAGTGAGCTACTTATACAGCTtgggatattattattatttacatcccattttatttattttttagatataATTCAATAGCTTTTGAATATAGAAtgtattaaatgaaaacaaaaatcaaataatgtGAACTATATAATGCAAATAGTTATGTGCGAGGTTGAAATTTTCacataattaaatacatacaaaatataactAGCATAAGTAATTGTAGCCAACACTATTGCGTCCCATATTGACttcaagaattaaaaaattgctgTATAGTAGTTTTATCACAATTTAATCATTTGTTATACCAATAATTCACACCAAGCAACCGCTACTCCAGTTTCTGTATCCAATCCTCGGTACACAGTTTTAAAAGAACCACGACCAACTTCCTTATCGTACTTGAAAAAACGTCCACACGGTGACATAGCAACTGGTTCATCGTCATCATCTTTATAAGAGCTTTTCGTAGAAGATATTGTTGATTGTGTAGAAGTTGTAGTTCTGGAAGTGCTCGAAGAGACAACTTCAGTTGTGATTGGTATGGTGACTGCAATAGGAACTATATCCTCGAAACTGGCACGTCCCGCGCTTTTCAGTGTAGCCTTTTGAAGAATACTACTTTCGGCAATGTGTTCCTCAATTTTTTCTTCTACTTTAAATCCTACACGTTTTCCGGTTGAAGTTGTTACAATTGTATTCACTGCAAGTGCTTGTGGTTCAGGATCTATTATTTCATCCTTCTTTAAACTATGTGGAGTGGTTATTTTAACTTCTGAGTTACTAGTACGACTAGGAGTGCGAAACTGATTTTCCAGATGTTCGGCTTCCCTTGATAGCATCTCGATATTATCATCGTAATCACGAGGAAACTCCGTCTCAAACTCAAGGTAATTGGTGTTAGTATTTCTCGCAGATTGTTCGacattttttcgaataaaacgcATCGGATTGTTAAACTTTTGACAAATTGGTGGTGTTATGAGCGCTGTGTCCGAGCATGATGACATAAGTAGCCCAGAGGAAGCTGCTTCTCTTCCTGAATTTCTCTGCGGTCTGTCCAAGTTCAAGTCCGATTTTTGAGTCATCTTGGTGGATTTCTCTTTGCTGTCTTCAAATGAAATAGTACCTACACGACGTGTCGCGGAAACTGAtgaagtctcatttttttttgtatcatcCATACCGTTGTTTGATTCTCTTTTAATCACAGTAACACAATTCTTCCCATTGTTATTTATGGTAATAAAATCCTTATCTCTTTGGTGGAAATTATATTGAGTAAGATTAGTGCATGCTGGTTTGGATCTTATAAGACCCTTTGACGATGTATTTGGTTGATCACTAAATAGCTCAATCTTACTACAAGACGTATCACGTGTAAAATCCTCTATAGATGAAAGTGATGTTCTTGATGACAGTGATGACTTACTCTTATTAGATAGTAATCCTAATAATGCAAAAGTGTCTGATTCGGATGTGGATGATGaactgaatttaaatattttctttgtatcGCTCTTTTGCACTGTGAGTGGATAATTTTGCAGAGAATCCTCAGAATCAGTAGTATAGCTTGGAATGATTCTATTCGAGCGGTGACTTGGCGCGTTAACTGTAGCCTTTTCCTTCAATCTGTTGGCTACAATGGCTTTACCAAAATTTTTTGTTCGATTTCTctcgttatttttatttaatgaagtTGTTGAAAATTCCAGTAGTACTCTATTGAGAATATTTGGTTTCTTTTCCGAACGAACAATAGGATGGTCAGCTTTTCGCCAACGTTGCAAAAATAATG
It encodes:
- the LOC105219285 gene encoding mucin-4 isoform X5, whose translation is MSCFSLKGCKIGQNLCEFVRHREVVPPNNTSEEDTISNDGIVCSVTQPQRSSTTESGPSISKKVDIKKSTKKSSLITSQNLTSEVKTSPKKECNYPRHSEHTGNLGYARQYSTRYSHHHCHRHPQELKQRSQTASIKPTNSSSSLFLQRWRKADHPIVRSEKKPNILNRVLLEFSTTSLNKNNERNRTKNFGKAIVANRLKEKATVNAPSHRSNRIIPSYTTDSEDSLQNYPLTVQKSDTKKIFKFSSSSTSESDTFALLGLLSNKSKSSLSSRTSLSSIEDFTRDTSCSKIELFSDQPNTSSKGLIRSKPACTNLTQYNFHQRDKDFITINNNGKNCVTVIKRESNNGMDDTKKNETSSVSATRRVGTISFEDSKEKSTKMTQKSDLNLDRPQRNSGREAASSGLLMSSCSDTALITPPICQKFNNPMRFIRKNVEQSARNTNTNYLEFETEFPRDYDDNIEMLSREAEHLENQFRTPSRTSNSEVKITTPHSLKKDEIIDPEPQALAVNTIVTTSTGKRVGFKVEEKIEEHIAESSILQKATLKSAGRASFEDIVPIAVTIPITTEVVSSSTSRTTTSTQSTISSTKSSYKDDDDEPVAMSPCGRFFKYDKEVGRGSFKTVYRGLDTETGVAVAWCELLDKQVKKSERMRFREEADMLKKLQHPNIVRFYTYWENSVSRKKNIVLVTELMLSGTLKSYLKRFKKINPKVLKSWCRQILKGLHFLHTRPLPIIHRDLKCDNIFITGTTGSVKIGDLGLATLKNRSHAKSVIGTPEFMAPEMYEEHYDESVDVYAFGMCMLEMAVSEYPYSECKGPAQIYKKVISGIKPAALAKVEDPKVREIIEKCIELKKENRPSCKDLLNSEFFEEDIGIRVEPTATEAFLSNPENNVIEFRLRFLDPKKRSSKHKENEAIQFEYDIKIDDCEQICQDMTKENIITEEDSRAVVRMLKVQVFSLLKERMQRQTQLQLQNEKSRLEKLALQKQRAMLAPNVEEEEEEDEEPESEEDDENNQKQSKTKTENVGDIVPNVTTDAARKTDKEHLTDTSVGVPFQQQTSSGQPVDQRPILHQNFYSNNTQMMPTQSIITSGAMQTAVHFVPQPQMASFQNSTTPIQDISAMQIISPTKGNLPFNNGPQSFINQQVTVPMSKPVVISVPVSNSVSIPVVTSQSIQQMVQQMPHQLLQQQQQQRVQQQQPSNQQPIISQQLNQTNTSQHQLNVHTQQQQQQQLNQQTQQIANVHTQQQINQQTQQVVNQQFTQTNQLIPQQVPSQQLAQQNQQPMQQKVPSQQLAQQNQQPMQQLNQQMPNTQQVNNTHQLSQQQATLQHEDSQQHQISTHQQQFSQHKDGNLSQINNQQNIQSQMPVQQQPTTKFVQQSQQPNSVQATIYQKQMHVQQPPIIQNTQSPNAQSKPEMPQTTTATPSVTQPSPTFTPSQIVDDTVGTNTTNLLPDSTANKSVPPTTKNTSSSTVKPNNNTQLSNEEKQGARGQKSRRSNRSGNERVPKLSVTDIEHGTLINCHMENKPKTITFKFDIRDVNPTEIANKLIAQDLLSKYQSVVFAEMINDIIQQVELNPNQIPVPTYCRNMDKVRHASLTRQRSAFRTHQRHRSRDETSSDMSKMFDSTILAAEPLNSNVGSSIVAKSNVMSSDTNSPPLNSPCLEISNSQPADQDTSSPGIIISAGNPNMATNVTVATTSMSSSTSTSETANNSSDNVVGSGSASRKTSTASEYTSLSSDYTPDNTITSSTSAFTMENPPNDANNEVEICSEILTSPPQADLDVPNTLVTTNASNTVSPLETPENPKDSDETSAGQFTEVASVKNINMKPGQDNIGDQVQRINGATSAIPPVSAIPVGRKISRFLVNPVITSCGDGTLEVTTTSQANQKNFTPVFMKTDEGIGDARDIVPHSSTETQEDNRNVIPDLSDGAIVSEISTNTLSNPSTSVMITAAPTSMAFSNTVTTPSILSAVGSNNTNSNTLEQLKIELENITHAHAFASSVVASLNNNTDLNQICQQSTTQPLTTVLASAPTPSQQQHQDEISKPSPITSAQSLGQSTPTGFLNSARGSSVYNSRRTSLDISGGSDFQHVTTNVIEGLESSYQVPGANVRTSSGAASCTSAHTPIDPHSEVGGAGGSASSVSACAGFIECNTGPRQAGGLSKSSLADLEKKLAALRNVDVADEIRGVTPVLGTNTTKVSEEQRNSRKISRFSVSRVQEQKGGVGNGNLSDVPTTPPINAEQPKLRIDLQAQQSYNQTKNSLVNTPTEITHIPGQYIGINSANPPNIYPQSLQQQNCTPLQHVQPQQAYTQQQIPNQVLQQQQFLQQLLLQKRAATPTLQPAHLVPQHFNQMQANVLQQQVIQQHSSPAIQPNIPYQPQQQLAQQVTQQSQTQQKPLPLPVSNSHIQNVQIQSQQTQNQQPVQIQQVTTQPQLQNQQAHQQLQQQAQNQQTFQNPQQIQKIQVHNQQHNPAQQQMQNQSQSQNAIQQQPPPVSRPQQQQTQNMMQQTPQQHIVVTQQSQTSSYPNGEISDAPVLMPVSNEEPVSLAATHPQLLPTVIQSDIKHNLDSLVNQLCNSRLRTNQHQRLLLLRQRQLIEEDELRLKHYVEYEKFQKALRQSGETQPQVLYVQPTTSQHGFLNLGPGNFLHQIHGVKPMTNLQSAYTAQSQQPIQVGQFSNQTAVTSTTACGNINQEQQAQQQQQIQKILPQLLANSGNNMQCLSNITDSSLATFIHLLSQLNSNPERTAEMVVKVNPTEDKLPSVQKILFLNQRDSCDVTISSDSNTTDVKIKHVNVQFKPN